TTTCCTATTGTGTGGAACTAGGCTGTCTTGAGCTGTCCctatagcattgcaatgttgaaaaggattattatcggtagatatggagatttcctgtccattatatgggaatttgacacactgatggtatgttgaaggcactacttgcatttcatgtatccaaggatgacccaatagaatattgtatgttaagtctatgtctaagacttggcacatagtgtccctttgtatcagtcctacctaaataggtagtatcactgttcctttagatgacttgtcttcatcatcataggccttgatggtgatctttttgtttggatcaatagacttctcaaagaagcctaatgcacggataagctttaaagcacatatattgagaccaactcctccatctattaatactcttttaactcgatgtttgtagactaagactttgatatgaaggggagtgttatgtggatgactcaaagagacattATCATGTTGGAAAAGGTGagtttatgaggccctgtcatatgagccaccatggcttggaattttatcaatgtccagatcttgagGAATGTTTGTTTCAACCAATGCTTGTTCTAAGATatccttatgttttggtgagaACTTGAGCAACtcgagtatagatatttgagcaggagttctctGTAGTTGAtaaaccaaatcatattgagtattGGGAATagtggtggatgttgatgtatgccctttcaagatgcatttttgagctttggttgtcacattgattgatgcatggtcttgtttgtccttgatttttatgacatttatttggttatcatctatcaatatgtgattgatggtgttgttgtataggtgatttatacaagctcctcttgtatcatttgatgatggagCTCCTCCCttcttgtaatttggaagaggatttttaaaagcaTCGTGGTCAccgtttgttttgagaccatcaaccattaaatcacctctattgatcatatcctgaacaatattcttaagcctcatgaaatcatttgtgtgatgtcctttgtttcgatgaaaatcacaaaaatacgaatcattccaccaaggtggtttgacctggggttcaaagttgtttatggtcaGTAATGTGATAATTTTGTTCGCCAGAAGTTCTCGAAATGTCAattctaaggttttccctaatggtgtgtagatgtgtctatttgggaaagtgttggtgttacctctttggtttgtattattccctcagttagccttgtttattgttgttgccttgggtattgttattggtatttgaaattgaaggtccttgattggtattttgtggataagtgttagtgccttgattaacacccttttgatttttgttagattgtggattacctcataaagctaatactggttgtttggacttcatatcattagcatcagctcctccatcattaacaatgtttttgtttcttgtccaaaatcttgatttgtctaaagtgttgttgttatttttattgttaaaggagtgagtgttggatgagttaattccttccttaaataacttcaatgttcctttcttgatgtaggcttcctctacttggattccattttctatcaacttggtaaaagctggtatgcattggagcttgagttgataacacatctcactatttagattgtcaataaagatctccatcttttccttttcaggcatgtctcgaggatatctcgaaaccatacgtctccaacactgaagaaacaccatgaatgtttcattgcttttttgtttggtgttgcatacatccaacatggtgattgcatgctaaatattataggagtattttgtgataaatttgtttacaaactcatcaaatgatctgatgggaagtgtaagtttagacaaccactccattgttttccctcccaaacttcttgggaatagtctcattaagaatcatcgtgagaaaactctaggcttatggtacaaaattcccgaacatgattgcgaggatcacttttaccatcgtatttgtcgtaCTTTTgcatatctgaatttgggggaaaaggtatcatgtttaatctcctgtcaaaggagtaaggacagatttcatccaaggagtatcgcatTGTGGTCCCTTGTTTCATGTTCTACATTTGCCTTTGCAGCATTTGGATTTGTTCTGTAAGAgtgaccatgggtgcatttgtatgTCGAGGGAAACCTTCCCCCTTTCATTAAGATTATCCTGAGGTCGGCCATGGTTGTGTTCGGGGGTGTTATTTTGTTCATGCATGATTTATGggccatgtgtttcttcttctattttttggtcttgataggcataatttctagaccttgttctaaaaattcttTCAGCGACATTCCTTAATTTTTCGGTATTAAAATCTTTAGGAAGTGtaactccttttctagttagcatgagcatatattttccTCGTttgcttcaataagtctttccatgagcctttggaatgaggggttttcttgacattcttggagttgtcattcctaagtcactttgctcaatgatttgagagaaaagacattgacttgagggatcatgttagatagagaacaatggaacatcccttgggaagttgatctattcaatatagctccataacttgcaccaagagtcccattggtgtgtggatcttttggaaCCTTAATTTTACGTTTCTATACACCACATTTCCTGCACACATTtgtggcacccaccatggggccgaaccccattaatcttatcattttttttgtAGGAGCAATATTGCAAGCACGTGGGAAAGCTGGTTTAGCACATTGGGACCTTTCTTTAGTGCGTAGAAACATTAGTTAGTCCTTCTAGTATACTATTTAGTGAAGACCTCTCCACTAGCACATTTAGACTTTTTGTTAGCACCTGATATTCTGGTTGTATTCTATATCATCATAACGCATTCAACAAACATAGTAGAACATTCGGTAACCATCTTAGCGCATAGAAGTCATTTTGTAGCACATTTTCATGTTTTTGTAGTGCATCTGCACGTTTCTGTAGCTCACCTATGCAATAGTCTAATGCATAGCTCTAACAAAGGAAAACACAAAACTGTAATCGAAGaaagaaaattttaggcttgtgaagcccaccctcAGAATTTGATTATTTTGCTAACTGATTTTGTTCAGGTTCTAACCTTTTTCTGCAGGAGCAATAGGAGTTAGTTtaagtttttcttttctttctttcaaaagttagttaaaaagaactCACCCTCTTTTTTATTGCAAAAGCTTAAAATAAACCTCATAAGTTCTTTGGGATGTTTAAAATGAACTTCATACTTTCCTTTGGTATTTAAAACaaaacttcatcttttccttattgcatgggtaaaaagaacaacaaagaaaaaaatttcattcttcCAAGTTAGGAAAACACTTCGTtcgggtttaaaaagaacaacaaatttacttttcaatcaacaaaggtaaaaagaaattcaccttcctttggtgcctaaaaggattcattttaatttATTGCAAAAGTAAAAGAAACTCATCTTTATTTTGTGTAAGGAAAAAGGGAAAGTTCTCACTTatcaactttaattttgttgaccaaaatcacgatttcttttgttgaccaggatttccaattttttgatagaaaatcattgctataaaaggttaaaaagaacaccatactttttggagcaaaatctccaaatagaagttagcaaatcatttctttgaaaggttaaaaagaacacttgagtgccttgtctcgaaagtggaaagtatatgctctccccttaattggttGACCAAAATgccaaaccactctttcatgctttcttcatttcaagcagTTAAATCATTTAGCAAGCCTGTCatcccgagtttctcttagagtgccatttaaatggtcggtgagaagggaatgacctaatttcgagccccatggtgggtgccagaaatgtttGTGGGAAATGCAGTGGTGTACAAAAACATAAAATTCAGGttccaaaagatccacacaccaatgggactcttggtgcaagttatgaagctatattgaatagctcaacttcccaagggatgttccattgttctctatctcacaggatccctcaagtcaatgtcttttctctcaaatcacggagcaaagtgacttaggaataacAACTCAAAGAATgggtgatgtttgattaatttaccATGATTTCATTCCTAGacatgtatgatattgaatctatgatgattttaaactagtatgaattttatgttatgataaagattagCAATCCtctcctaacaatatatactagtctaacatggatatgctatgatatttaaaattacttctaaaatgctattaagatgattttatcaaagagaggctaaatgcttagtaaaatgactatagattacatgcatgaaacttggatatctcaaaatgagagaatgagagctctatttatagggaaaatagggaaatggatggtcaagattggataatcttaacaagggccaggattgaaagttatcaatccatgtttacaattctcaccaatgaaatggtgacaattgtcaacaagaggttgcttgagaggagatgaaataataattaaatgcttgagaagacatgatggttaccttaggagctaagggttaatgttaggttagggttatccattggataaagcttttacccaagcagtaaactcttgtgcaagggttaaagggataaccaaagttaaagccatgaatgttttatgagacccttgggttagatgagggttgagttagagagaaagtctctagccatgaaagaaggttgagttaaccattaatggttatgaagactttgagggttaacttgttgaggacataaagcctttaatagttattgaagactttgagggtttgagaagtgacttcccttttcttagggatgtgacaataattaggagatggattaggctaaattagaattgattagaataatctagaaggggtttagggaggcaagtgggagatgtaggaaaatggaagtggaggaaaaaggaatttaattaaaataaaactactttatttcaatcaaatagatgcaacttgcataaatacaagtgagggatttaaataaataaattagaattatttatttgcaaggattaatttaattaaatgtaagtttaattaaaaggggagaagggggaatttaattaaataaagtaatttatttaatcaaaggctagaaaaggcttaggtgaacttaattaaataaattgagtaattcatttaatcaaatagatgaatataaagaatttaattaaatagaagaatgagattaaaataaatattaaatattcatttaggaaagtggtcagatttatacgtctacaataattaCTATCATATCACCAATAATGTGATAAAGGCAATTTGTATGTAATATATAGTTACGGAAAAATTTCTCCCATCTTATTATtatagttttaaaattttaaatatgtttATATCCATGCAAATTTATTAGAATCCACTATTATGGATTGAGTTGATACAATATGTATTGGAAAGTAGATTAGTTTTGTGTTgagtatatttatttattaattcttaCTCTATCTTATTAGCACCATATGTCCTTGTCACATCAAAGAGTGACATATCTTActacaaacataaaataaatacataatgaATACATATTTCAAAATTAGAAATATATAACAACTTTcaactaaaaaatataaaattaatttcaagTAAAATGAAATAATCTTTCCAAATAAAATAACTCataacatttaaataaaaataagaacaagaaaaaaaaaatgtcaagtaatataattttaattattgtaaaGTAATTTGGCTCATGGGTTCCTTTCCCTATTGAGGTGGTTGGAGATAGGGTGAAGAACTGATAGTGCTAAGTGCAAAAGTGTGTGGACTTCTTAAAGGCCTCCATTAATGTAGTGAGTCTAGATCATGTCAACTCGTCCTTTGCATTCACAAACAACCAAAAACCTAATCAAGGTATTCCAAAAGGTAATAATGTGAAAATTGAAACTTAGTTTCTCTAGTATGTTTAGTTTGAATGTAAAGCTGATAAGAGATATTGGATGTAGCTACTATGTAGGATTTTGTCTACGTAAGTAAGAGTAGAGATGCATTCTGGCCCTATTTTAGATTTGTTATTTAATtgaaaaattttcaatttttaatatatatgGAATGCAACACCCAAAAGTAGCTAGTTTACAAAAAAATCAATTGTGACTCAAAATTTTATTTGATGAATGTAaataatctatattttaaaattaagattTATAATTCAAAACAAGTAAATATCTgtattatttgaatatatatatatatttaatatattagaaCTTAAAATGTTAAAAAGATAACTGCATATGGATTAGCTTTTCCTCATTACCCATTAAAATACCGATGGAATTTTATTTACAATAAACTGTGATACTTGGAAACTGGCATGTATACCTTACACCAACCGATGGCTTATTTACATGACTCTACCAAATGATAGTCCTTAGCATAACTGTATGCCTGTGGGCACTGGTTCTTGAACATCATCGAGTAGTTTGTGGCGGGGCAGTTCTTGACATAGGAACCTCTGCAGCAATACTGGTCAGTTTGAAAGACAGTACAGGCACTATTGCATCCACCATTCACCTTCAATTCAGCAGGGCAAGCAGCATTCACGTCGGCTTTGCATGCAGGGGCAGTGCACTGTCCATTTGTAGGATTGATGGAGAGAGGAACGTTGAAGCCGTCAACCAGGGAGACATCGTAGAAGTCCTGGTTGCCATCTCCATTTAGGGTGTACTCGACCAGCGTGGTCGGAACGCCCCCCGAGACTTGGCAGCTCAGTTGGCCGTTGCAGTCACCAGTTTGACAGGTTCCTCGGCCGCTCGCATCGAAAGAACAGCCAGTTCGGCCCCAGAATCTTGCCGCCTTTGTCCCTGCCGGCACATCGACGGTCCATGTCTGACCTTGGTCAAGCTGCTGCCCTCCTCCTGGTAGTCCTGCCGCCCAAACTGTGTACCCGCACTGGTTTCGTATATCAAACTTAACTGCCCACGCCTCTGCAACAAAACATACACACACAAAAATTATCGTAAGGCCTAGAGAGATGTATATACCATTCAACAACCTACAACACGTATTATTTTACCAACACATCTTACGTTGCATATGTAAAGATATGGCCAGTCCAGCCACAAGAACAAGCGCAAGATCTGATACCATGGCCATTATACCGTCTGAATTGAACGATTGAATGAAGATAGATAGATTGGGTATATGAGGAGGGATTATTCATTTATATAGAAAAAGATCGCTCCGCCGGTCATGAAGGAAGCAACAGAGGAAGGACCCGGCATGAGAAGGCTAGTATCGTACGCATTCCGGTTacagaattcaagcttgcatttaTAACATGACTTGACTTCAGGTAAGAGCTGCCCAGTTTCCAACCGTAAGGGTCATCAATATTCAGATAATAGCTGTAATATTAAAGACAACCAAGTTTCACAACAAATCAAACCAACAAAACATAAATAGCCATATGATATGGGAAAAAAAGGATGTTGGATTTAGTTTCATTGAACTTTAACTCTAAAGTAGCCAAATAAATATATAAGGACTTCctaaagtttatttttttatttatttttgtagccCCCACCAATATTGTATAATAGACAAATTAGATATGGGACTGAGCATTAAGACTTCTATTTGAAGACCAACCCTAGATAACACCTTTGGCCCTTCaactattaataaataatttagagcCAACTACCTTAAGAATAAATATATAACGGGGTGAAGGACTCCCTTGTAAGATAAAATAGGACaagaatgaaatattgaaaaaagaaTTGAATATGATCTAacaaatatatttttcaaattacCAATATAAACCTGTAAATTGGGAAAGAAATCTAGACTCCTAAAGAGGAATTGCTTATctacaaagagaaaatattctcaaGGAGTTTCAAGCCTTTTGCAAATAGGGAAGGGTtgcaaagaagatgtaaaggagtTTAGATTACTTTCTTAGAATTTCTTAGTCATAGTTAAAATTTTATGTATGATTACTTATTTTTAATCTCATTGTTTGAAACTAAGTATATAcaaagaaaaaaaatcctaaaataatcataaaaaaaatctctgactagaaaattttaaatatttagaaaatataGTT
This genomic stretch from Cryptomeria japonica chromosome 8, Sugi_1.0, whole genome shotgun sequence harbors:
- the LOC131056011 gene encoding pathogenesis-related thaumatin-like protein 3.7; amino-acid sequence: MAMVSDLALVLVAGLAISLHMQQAWAVKFDIRNQCGYTVWAAGLPGGGQQLDQGQTWTVDVPAGTKAARFWGRTGCSFDASGRGTCQTGDCNGQLSCQVSGGVPTTLVEYTLNGDGNQDFYDVSLVDGFNVPLSINPTNGQCTAPACKADVNAACPAELKVNGGCNSACTVFQTDQYCCRGSYVKNCPATNYSMMFKNQCPQAYSYAKDYHLVESCK